The Pongo abelii isolate AG06213 chromosome 7, NHGRI_mPonAbe1-v2.0_pri, whole genome shotgun sequence genome contains the following window.
TGacccataaaattaaccatcacacctgtGCAAGAGCTTTTCCCTCCTGGGTGGTGTCCTAGGGATGGCAGAGGAGGGGAAAGCCAGGTCTCTGCTTCAAGGAGACAAAATTATGcatatgaagaaattaagaatgctGCTGtgtctgtggagtagccattcttttattcctttactttcttaacaaacttgcttttactcaaaaaaaaaaagaaattaagaacaagaccatttatatttaagtgCCAACTTAGGAAATGTAAAAAGGTATTTAGAGGTGACAAGGCAAGTGAGGGCTGGAGGATTTGGGGAGATTTCATGGTGTTGGGACTGAATAGGAGCTTCCAGAACATGGAGGTTTCAGATAAGTGAGGACACAGAAGTCTTCACAACCAGTGTGGGCACCACAGGACAATTCTACATCTATCTAGGACTCTGAGTTTTTGAAGGGTTTCCATATGCATTGTTTGGTTTGCTGCTTGCAACAAACCTGTTATTTTAACTGAAGGTCttaaggcccagagaagttaagggaTTCCCCAGAGGCCAGACAACTTGCCAGTGGCAGGGGAAGGTCTTCCTCTTCCAcagccttctctctctttctgcctttaTGGAGCATAGTGAAATCTACGTGCACACATTCATGTAGATTTCATTATGTCCATGTAGAATTCATTTTGATTTCAAATACGTTTCCTTCCTAGAGAAATCCTGTGAAACTATGAACATTGTTTTCTCGATCTCCTTCTCCacgttttattttccttctttaccaTCCTGATTaactctattttttgtttgtttgttttctcttcttgccCGCTCCCAGACACGAATGCAGAGTTTGAGTCCAGATCCCAAAGCCCGGTATACAAGTATCTACGGAGCCCTCAAGAAAATCATGCGGACTGAAGGCTTCTGGAGGCCCTTGCGGGGCGTCAACGTCATGATCATGGGTGCAGGGCCGGCCCACGCCATGTATTTTGCCTGCtatgaaaacatgaaaaggaCTTTAAATGACGTTTTCCACCACCAAGGAAACAGCCACCTAGCCAACGGTATTTTGAAAGCATTTGTCTGGAGTTAGAAAGTTCTCTTCTTCAACACGTCCCTCCCCAGGGTGTTCCTCCCTGTGACCCAGCCGCCTCGACTTCGGCCCGCTTGCTCACGAATAAAGAACTCAGAGTTGTGTGTGCAACGCACAcccagacacacgcacacacacgcgcgcgcacacacatgGTTTTTTCTGTTCCCCTCCGCTTTCTGAAGCCTGGGGAGAAATCAGTGACAGAGGTGTTTTGGTTTTACTGTTATgcgggttttcttttctatttttttgtttgttttgtttttaaacattcaaaAGCAATTAATGATCAGACATAGGAGAAACCCTGAATAGAAACAAAACTTTTGAATGctggattcaaaaaaaaaaaaaagttatctggaCAGCTTCTTTGAGACTATTTAAAAACTGGTACAACAGGTCTCTACAACGCCAAGATCTAACTAAGCTTTAAAAGGTCAAGAAGTTTTATGGCTGACAAAGGACTCGTGCAACGCAGAAGGCCTTTCCCACCTTAAGCTTCCGGGGATTTGGGAATTTTAcccccattctcttctgtttGTCTGAGTCTCATCTCTCTGCAAGCAAGGGCTGAAAtcattttgtttggttgttttgagGGAGAgaggcggggtgggggggtgcaAATCTGCCAGCAGCTCTTACATAAGGCCTGTTTTATTGGGGAGGGCTgagcttttattttctcctctccagTGGGGTTGGCTTTTGTTGTTTCTTGTTTGGGTTTGGAATGGAAATATGGATAGCAGCATAAAGTACTtttattttgacaaaattcatttttttcaacaatgGAGACATAGATATGACCAACAATAACTTCTCCCCCTCTCTTTTTACTCTGCTCAAAAAGCATCTCTCCTCCCATTACCCAACCTTGGTCATAAGTGTGCCTGGCTGGTTTGCAGATACTTGTTTTGCTTTGTAAAAATTGGCCATTagtgcatttattgagatgatctcTAAAGAGCTATGCCCTGACCTACCCCTGATTCTATGACATTGGGGCCCTTCTTTTGCTGAAACTGCCTTATGTAACGGTTTCGCTCCTTGAAAGAGATTTGACGGAATCCATTTTATGCCAAGTGCTGCCCTGCGCTGTTTCTGCAATGTGTGGTGTATGCTGTGGTGATCTCGCTGGGAATgattataagtgtgtgtgtggtgggggagtgGGTATTACATGCATTGCTGAAGAGTCATCCTGGTGTTCCTCATTCCTCCCCCTTCCCGTGGTCATTTTAATTACGGGGCAGTGTCACCGCAAAGGGAGGAAACTCAAAGCCAAAAGCAAAATTCCAGGCCTGATTCTGGCTTTTGAGGTTCCTGGTTCTTGAAGCCAGGCCTGACCCGACTCTCAGATGGGGTCAGTCCCGTCGCTTTGCAGACTGACCCTGGAAATCTACAAAATGCAGATTCTCCTGATTTCCTCTTCTcttgcccagttttttttttttttttttttaaagcctggaTTTtaaccagattttcttttttcccccttctcagCTGTAGATATGATATTATCTCCTTTCAGGGCCCCAGCTTAAGGGCAAAGTGAGTTAATGTGTAGACAAAGGCAAGGGACGAGAGAGAGTTAACATCTAGACAGTGGAAAAAGCCATGGTGTGTGGTTTCTGGGAACCACCAACACTTGCAGGTTTAGGTTTTTCCCAGGGTTGACTACAAGAAAGAAAACCATATTTTTGCAAGATTAAAATGTGGGTGAGTGTGCCTAAATTAACCATCCCCATTTTTATCATATTTCCAGCATCACTTTAGGGTTTTAAGAGTCAGTGCTCACCTGGGCGGAGCTGGTAGTACATTTTGCTTCTTAGAAAGCTAAGTCCTGGGTTCCGTCTGATTTTAGGTTCCAGGAACTTCCTGAGAACACCCGATCGCAGAGGGTAATTTTCTGGAGTTTGTTTTGCAGGGATAGCTGGGAGTATGGCCACCCTGCTCCACGATGCGGTAATGAATCCAGCAGAAGGTAATGTTTCATGGTCCCAGGGAGGGGCAGTAGGGGATATGCAAAGGGGCACAAAAAATGGTGGtgggggagtggagaggactgaagGTGGGCAGGGCGGCTCCTGGTCTCCAGTCAGAGCAGACAGGAAAGGCCTCAAGAAGGGACGTGAACATATGAGTTTTTGGTATACCTGTGCTCGGAGCTACTCAAAGTGTGTTCtacagaccagcagcatcagacATCTTGAGGGGTGTTGGAAATGCTAAttctgaggccgggtgcagtggctcatgcctgtaatcccagcattttgggaggccgaggtgggcgggtcccttgaggtcaggagttcgagaccagcctggccaacatggagaaaccccatctctactaaaaatacaaaaattagcctagtgtggtgtgtgcacctgtaatcccagctactggggtggccgaggtgggaggatcgcttgaacccagcagacagaggttgcagtgcaccaagagcacaccactgtactccagcctgggccacagagccagactccatctcaaaagaaaaaaaaaaaaaaagaaaaatgctaattcTGGCCGGCATGGTGGTttaaaactgtaatcccagcactttgggaggccaaggcaggcagatctcttgaacccaggagttcaagaccagcgtgggcagcataatgagacctcgtctctatgaaaaatacaaaaattagccaggtgtggtggtgcgtgcctgtagtcccagctgttcaggaggctgaggtggaagaattgcttgagtctgggaggttgaggctacagtgagtcatgattgcaccactgcactccgccagggcgacagagcaagactgcctcacaacagaaaagaaaacaaaggctaATTCTCAGGCTCTACACTGAGCCTACTGGATCAGAATCCCTGGAGCTAGGGACCAGAATCTGTTTCTTGGTGATTCTGTTGCATGCTTTTGCACTATTCTAAAACctatgtgtgcatacacacacactcactctcttAGCCCTTATTAACCCTTATCAATCCTAGACAAATGTACGGGGAACCCATCAGAGGCTATTCTTTAGGGCTGGTGTTCAATTTGActgtttttaatatgaagattaTGGATCACATTTCAAACAGATGTGAATGTGGAGAGAATAGTATGATGAACCCCAATGTGTCCATCACTGTGCTTCAGAAATTAACATTGGGTCATTTTGTTTCAGCCATCTCTTTCCACATtatcttctttttgttcttttaaatttcGGGGGTAATATGAAGCAAGCCTCAGCTGGGCAGACCAGAGTCTTTTCCCTTTTTATATATCCCGGCGTCTTAGCCAGCTCGTGTCTGAATAGTGAGTACCTTTTGGGCCTGGCACTGGGCAGGCCTTCAGCTGGGTCATTCTCTACCTGGCAGTGGCTTTAGGTGAGCTGTGGAGCTCTTTTCACCTTTTTGCCTCATCTGAAAATAGTTCCTGGCCAGAAGGGAGAATTGGAGAGAAAAGTTTCATTTTAAGTCTCATGCTATAAGTTTGCCTATCTTTTGTCTTTCAAGGTGAAGCTATTAAATTTGCTCTCAGCTACCTTCCATGTCCTAGCAGATAGAGGACTTGGTCTGACCTTCAGGGTTGTGATGGGGCAGGTTGGGAGGTGGGCGGGGAGTCTCTGTGGTCTGAGTGCTGAGGTTGACCCGATGGGCAGGTGAAGAAAATCACCTTCTCCATTCCCATTGATTTCTTTATCGTGTGCCGCACGAGGCATGCTGGAGGGACACACACCTTTCCCCCTTTTCTCAGCTCTCTACTTTGTTTATTTACAAAGACAGACAGCTcgtattctgttttgttttttacacatTATCTTTCTCAAGAGATGTGATGTCCTTAAGTAAACTGACCTGCCTTCATGGCTTGTCCTGTAATGAATGCGTTCAAGATAGAGTGTTTTGGGTGCAGGAAAGAGGCATTCTTAGGTAAGCGgcggcgggggggtgggggggggtgcgTGGAGAGGAAACCCTTCTTGGAAGTAGTTCAATGAAAAACCTAAAAATGCCCAAGTAAATATTCGCTTACGTATTCTATATCTTGGGTTTCTTTTTATGGTGGTTCATTCAGGGACCTGGTCAGTAAACAGGTAGTTAACTTTGTGTAACCAAGCAAgggttttgtttatcttttttaaaggagaaaaaagtgaGGCTcaaactctctttctctttgtcatAACTATTGGTTTACAGtctttatttgtttaaaagtaaagcacattgtatgtatttatttggcAATACATGAGGCCATTAAAACCCTGAGCCTAAGGTACCACTGTTAGTCTCATTTGCCTCTTGTCCTGTGAACTCCAGTTAGAATGTTATTGAACTTGGGTAGACATAATTCTAGCGTCTGTTCCAAACACACTGTGTCACAGAAGCTAGAATTACCATTAGAGGCACAAACCCCTGAGAATACCCGAGGGGACATGCTTCCAGTAGATGtgttggggaaggaggagggcagAGGGGACAGGGGACAGGATTCAGCTTTGTGTTGGGTCCTGAGGGTTCCTACCAGGGGTAGCCAGGATCTGGGAAATAGATCAGCGACTCTAGCCTGAAGTGGCTGCCTGGTTCGGGGGCTGCCTTCAGCAAGATTCAGGCAGGAGAGACTTACGGAAATAGCCACCTTCCAGGCGTGAGTCCTGGAGATAAAAATGGATTTTAACCCAGGACTGCCAGGAGCTGGCCCTCTGCGGCTGCTCAGACTAGGGCTGTGTGTGCTGGCTCTTGCCTGTTTCCGGTGTCTAACTGGCTTGTTTCTCTTTATGGCTTGGCTTCATTCCGACCTGGGGTGGGGCCACATCCAACCCACTGCCCACTGGCTGTCCGTCTGGCCTGCCCCGCGGTTCCAACCACAGTGGTGAAGCAGCGCTTGCAGATGTACAACTCGCAGCACCGGTCAGCAATCAGCTGCATCCGGACGGTGTGGAGGACCGAGGGGTTGGGGGCCTTCTACCGGAGCTACACCACACAGCTGACCATGAACATCCCCTTCCAGTCCATCCACTTCATCACCTACGAGTTCCTGCAGGAGCAGGTCAACCCCCACCGGACCTACAACCCGCAGTCCCACATCATCTCAGGCGGGCTGGCCGGGGCCCTCGCCGCGGCCGCCACGACCCCCCTGGACGTCTGTAAGACCCTTCTCAACACTCAGGAGAACGTGGCCCTCTCGCTGGCCAACATCAGCGGCCGGCTGTCGGGCATGGCCAATGCCTTCCGGACGGTGTACCAGCTCAACGGCCTGGCCGGCTACTTCAAAGGCATCCAGGCGCGTGTCATCTACCAGATGCCCTCCACCGCCATTTCTTGGTCTGTCTATGAGTTCTTCAAGTACTTCCTCACCAAGCGCCAGCTGGAAAATCGAGCTCCATACTAAAGGAACAGTCTGTGGGAAGGGATCATAGAATCTTTTCTTAAAGTCATTCTCTCCCTGCATCCAGCCCCTTGCCCTCTCCTCACACCtagatcatttttgtttttgcagggTGCTGCCTATGGGCCCTCTGCTCCCCAATGCCTTAGAGAGAGGAGGGGACGGGACGGCCGCTCACCGGAAGGCTGTCTGCAGGGACATCCGAGGTGGTGGTGGACAGGAAAGACTTGGGAAGGGGAGCGAGaaattgctttttctcttcctccctgggCAGAATGTAGCTTTTCTGCTTCACTGTGGCAGCCTCCTCCCTGGATCCTTAGATCCCAGAGGAGGGAAGAAAATTTGCAGTGACcgaaaacagtaaaaaaaaaaaaaaaaaaaaaaaaaaaaaatttatgtatataaaagttCCATTACACAGTACAAAATAGATGGATAATGtttatcctttatttttctatgtagaagtttttgaatttgtgtgtgtgcttgtgcgtGTCTACACCTAGTATTACGGCTGGGACTCTccagctgtttttgttgttgttgttgttatgtttttaaataagagGGTTGAATTCTTCCATCAGGTGAACGAAAAAGGCACCAAAGTAATACATCAGTGAATGTGGCCTGCAGCTGTGTTTAGCCCCTCCAGATGGAAGTTTCActtgaatgtaaaataataaagtttatattttgaatttctcttttcatGGGGGAGAAAAGGTacgttaaaaaaatcaaaataatgataTGTCACTTgcagctaccttttttttttttttgcttttaaattcaaTCAGCCACCTTCATGtgcctttttcctttgtctttccccaaaattccaggaccagagaTCTGGCCCTGGCCtattttctcttgctgtgtacacacacgcacacatgccgGGTGGCAGGATCTCGCCCGCTGGAGGGTGGTGGAGCCCAGTAGAATTGGGGTGGCTGGGCATAAACCTGCTGAGACCGCTTCCTCCCCGGGTTGTGAGTGACGTGAATGCCTGCCTTCCCGGGTCAGCACTTAGAAGCCCTTGATAGGCAGCATGTGGCGACTTGTGGGGCAGGTGTTTGGGATAAATCCTACCTTCATCCTAGGACTTATTTCTGCATCAGCCTTTTAACTCAGGCACTTCAGGTAACGTGATCTATGTGTGTTTTGACTGAATCTCATCTCCTGTGTTTCCCTGTGCAGTCTAGGGAAGCATGTCTCCGGTCTTTTTCTGTCCCCCTGTCTTGTCCCAACTATTAATTCTCATGTCACAGCTTCTCACTGCATGTGACAAGAGCCAGGCCTATCTGCTAGGGCCCTGCGGCTGAGGTCTGAGCTGGACCCTTATGCCGGAGTCGGAAGACCCCTCTCCAGAAGCTATTCTGCATCCTTGTCTGCTCTGCGTCACCTGAGAACACAGGCTTTGCAGCCTCGCTTTCTGAAATGGTGTGTGCCGAGTCAGATTGCCGCTCAGAAAATACAAGCCCGTTTTCCCTGGCCGTGCCATTTGGTGCTCTGCCAGGCTGCCGTGCAAGGGAATACCGATGAGACGAGCTGCACTGTCTCTGATTTGGAGCCCTCACTGGAGCTTGTCTTTAAAAATGAGCAGGAAGCTCATGTGTGTTTGCATTTCAGTGAGCCGGGTCCTGACCTGCCGCCACCCACCACGGTCAGTGTGGTGCCTCTCACCAAGGAGGCTCAGGCCTGGATTCTTTTGAGTGGTGCTACTGCCTAGGAAGTAACACGTGGAGAATTTCCATCTTGGGACCATGCACACAGTGCCTTGGGGAGTAGATTTTGCCCTAATAGCGATGAGGAATTTTATCAGTCAGTTGACTTCCTTTTTCAGATCAGGGATGGGAAAGAGCCAAACTGGGTACCTCCCACGTGTGCCCCGTGAACAGCCCCTTGCAGCTGGGCTGTGGGGCTTGGCTGCTGCCCTGTCCCATCTGGGGGTTAACGCCTTCTCCCTGCTCTGCCCCCCACTCCCCAAAACCAGTTGCAGCCTCAACCCACATGGGGATGTAGAAAGCCGTGAAGTCCACGCTGCTGTTGAAAATGTTTACATCTCCGCTCTCAACCTGCCTTGGGTTCATGTTAAATGGTGTTAAATTCTGcaaatggaggagaaaaaaatcaaattcttaaatttcaaagtagaatttaaagcaaatttgtaaaaaaattatCCTCCCACCCCTTTTGGTCCACTTAAGATATGCCACACTGAAGCAAGTTATTTCCTACTGGATTTTGCTTTCACTGGTGTTTAGAAAATAAACTTGATTTCTCTAGGAGCACTCCTTTGGTTAGGGGGATGCAAGAAGGAGAGGTgaaggtggggtgtggtggctcacgcctgtaatcccagcactttggggaggccgaggcaggcggatcacttgaggccagtagtttgagaccagcctggccaacatgatgaaaacccatctctactaaaaatacaaaaaattagctgggcgtggtggcaggcacctgtagtcccagttacttgggaggctgaggcaggagaattgcttgaacccaggaggtggaggtttcagtgagctgagattgtgccactgcacttgagcctgggcgacagagtgactctgtctcaaaaaaaaaaaaaaaaaaaaaaaaaaaatggaaaggcaaaAACCGGACCCTGGAGTTCTGTGGGCCCTGATTGCCGGCCCCTCCCTGTGTGATGAGGGATGAGTCAGCTCGGGCAGCCACTTGGCCAGCCTGCATGCCTGGTCATCAGGAGGTTGAGGAAAGCCTTGAAAGTTGTGAAGCACTGAGCAGATACAAGTGTTTGttaattttgtagaaattaaCTTTCCCCTCTGGCCTTTATCTCCAAAGTTGGTATTATTGCCCCATGCAGACTGCAGTCCGGTTTCTTATTGTGACTTTGACATTGCAAAGTGCGAAATAGGAAGAGGCCTCCCCACTCCACTATCCCACCCTGGTGACCAACTCAGTATAACCGTTGCATGTACTCAGTCATTGGTGTCTTTGGAGTGACATCTGCAGCCAGTCAGTGCCACCTGAGTACAGCACTCGTACTTGTACGTGATGTGTGTGAGTAGCTCTTCTGCCCAAACCATGATTTGAGGTTCAACTACCTGTAAATCACAGCTTTATTTTAGAACAATAAAGTGATTTTTTCCAAATGGGTGAAATCTCCCCATGACTAACTTTGCATTGAATCTATTTACTGGGTTACATTCTATGTGTAgtttgctttcttcatttttttttttcttttaaaatgcttatGTCTTATTCCAAGCACCTTCCTCCAAACTCCCCATAAAGCTGCATCTCCAACACATTGTTATGCCAATAaggttttatttaactttatttaaggATGATTGTGTCTTTGAATGACAAATGTACTGCTGCTTCCTACCTGCAAGACGCACAATGTATGTTTTAAGGGTGAGAAAgtgttatttcttaaatttctcaAATGCCTGTAGTAACTATTGTTTCTGCCTCTCAATTGTTGCCAGTTCTTTGAAGAAGGGGAGaattgtgtgtttttgtgtgggGATGTTTCCGATATGCTGCTACAGTTGCAAAACACTGGagctagagaaaataaagtaCTGATCTTGGAAGTGTTGTGGGCTCTGTGGTGGGAATCCTGAAATGAGAAGGGAGTGGATGGCAA
Protein-coding sequences here:
- the SLC25A37 gene encoding mitoferrin-1 isoform X2, with amino-acid sequence MLVLHEQTRMQSLSPDPKARYTSIYGALKKIMRTEGFWRPLRGVNVMIMGAGPAHAMYFACYENMKRTLNDVFHHQGNSHLANGIAGSMATLLHDAVMNPAEVVKQRLQMYNSQHRSAISCIRTVWRTEGLGAFYRSYTTQLTMNIPFQSIHFITYEFLQEQVNPHRTYNPQSHIISGGLAGALAAAATTPLDVCKTLLNTQENVALSLANISGRLSGMANAFRTVYQLNGLAGYFKGIQARVIYQMPSTAISWSVYEFFKYFLTKRQLENRAPY
- the SLC25A37 gene encoding mitoferrin-1 isoform X1; amino-acid sequence: MELRSGSVGSQAVARRMDGDSRDGGGGKDATGSEDYENLPTSASVSTHMTAGAMAGILEHSVMYPVDSVKTRMQSLSPDPKARYTSIYGALKKIMRTEGFWRPLRGVNVMIMGAGPAHAMYFACYENMKRTLNDVFHHQGNSHLANGIAGSMATLLHDAVMNPAEVVKQRLQMYNSQHRSAISCIRTVWRTEGLGAFYRSYTTQLTMNIPFQSIHFITYEFLQEQVNPHRTYNPQSHIISGGLAGALAAAATTPLDVCKTLLNTQENVALSLANISGRLSGMANAFRTVYQLNGLAGYFKGIQARVIYQMPSTAISWSVYEFFKYFLTKRQLENRAPY
- the SLC25A37 gene encoding mitoferrin-1 isoform X4; the encoded protein is MATLLHDAVMNPAEVVKQRLQMYNSQHRSAISCIRTVWRTEGLGAFYRSYTTQLTMNIPFQSIHFITYEFLQEQVNPHRTYNPQSHIISGGLAGALAAAATTPLDVCKTLLNTQENVALSLANISGRLSGMANAFRTVYQLNGLAGYFKGIQARVIYQMPSTAISWSVYEFFKYFLTKRQLENRAPY
- the SLC25A37 gene encoding mitoferrin-1 isoform X3 codes for the protein MQSLSPDPKARYTSIYGALKKIMRTEGFWRPLRGVNVMIMGAGPAHAMYFACYENMKRTLNDVFHHQGNSHLANGIAGSMATLLHDAVMNPAEVVKQRLQMYNSQHRSAISCIRTVWRTEGLGAFYRSYTTQLTMNIPFQSIHFITYEFLQEQVNPHRTYNPQSHIISGGLAGALAAAATTPLDVCKTLLNTQENVALSLANISGRLSGMANAFRTVYQLNGLAGYFKGIQARVIYQMPSTAISWSVYEFFKYFLTKRQLENRAPY